The Penicillium psychrofluorescens genome assembly, chromosome: 2 nucleotide sequence TTCGGCGGGCTAAGAATATCAGTGATATTCCATCGTCCGCCACCGGACTCCTCAATCAGTCTCTTCCACATCTCCAGTGTACGTTCCTGGGAGTTCAGTTGCGCAAGCATACTCTGTGACAGTAATCAGCCACTGACGCATCCAAGTCCATTAATTGGTTCAAATTTGTTACTACTCACGACATCAAAGCTCCGGAGGACTTCCTCCTGACACTTCGGTAGCACTCCCGCGGGCGGCATCACCGCATCTGCGATGATTAGTCTGCTATCCTCTTTCATCGCCTCGAAGACATTATTAAGAATCTTTTTGGCGTAGGTATCGGACCAGTCGTGGAGGATATACCGCATAATATAAGCATCGGCTGCCCGCGCCTCTGCCGGTTGCGGCTGGAAAAAATCGTGAGGCAAGAACTTCACCCTATTTGAGATTGTCTCTGGATACGAGGATATGAGACTACGCGCCTGCTCCGTCAGTGGTGGCTGGTCCTCAACAACAAACTCCAAACCCTCAAACTTTTCTGCGATGCCGAGCGATATATGGCCCAACGCGCCGCCGATGTCGACAACCTTGCCCCCACCGGGCAGAGAGGCCCAGTCGTAGCAATCGCGCATCTGACGGGTCCCATCCCCTTCACTCCAGCTGCTCATCGCAAGCCCGAATCGATGCATTGTTTCTGGCTGCTCCACCTTCCGTTCAAAAAAGCTTGTTCCGAAGGCCAATGCAAAAGGGCTGTCGCGCGGTTCTCCGCAGCCAGTAGAC carries:
- a CDS encoding uncharacterized protein (ID:PFLUO_003686-T1.cds;~source:funannotate) — protein: MQSSPSLTELAKSILEDSQAIDSFLSSHNLPQPSFASDGIKDFPVGTEHADIHAIRHRLIDATRELRDLVICPKDTIKWMIMNDHTLAASVHAISHFKIAQAVPKEGLISFAELARATGVAELDVARFVRRTAINHIFVEPTPGHVAHTAASALLSEDPQMQALVAHMSEEAFPASARIVDALEVSTGCGEPRDSPFALAFGTSFFERKVEQPETMHRFGLAMSSWSEGDGTRQMRDCYDWASLPGGGKVVDIGGALGHISLGIAEKFEGLEFVVEDQPPLTEQARSLISSYPETISNRVKFLPHDFFQPQPAEARAADAYIMRYILHDWSDTYAKKILNNVFEAMKEDSRLIIADAVMPPAGVLPKCQEEVLRSFDVSMLAQLNSQERTLEMWKRLIEESGGGRWNITDILSPPKGESITILEVKST